Proteins encoded in a region of the Nicotiana sylvestris unplaced genomic scaffold, ASM39365v2 Un00014, whole genome shotgun sequence genome:
- the LOC138884647 gene encoding uncharacterized protein, whose protein sequence is MRRSGRKDELLIAYFGQSLNGSALEWYTRQDPGRWYTWDDLAQAFIGHFQYNLEIVLDRLSLLKLEKKPAESFREFGFRWREQAARVDPSMRESEMVDYFLQTLEPTYFGHLVTSVGKSFNEVVKMGAMIEEGLKSNKILSYSGLKATTQAIQSSTGGVLGKKRREEVATVKASTWNRLPPKPSF, encoded by the exons atgagaagaTCTGGGaggaaggatgaattgttgatagcctatttcggtcaaagtCTGAACGGGTCCGcgttggaatggtacacgagacaggaccccggccgatggtatacatgggatgatttggcacaagcgttcattggccattttcagtataaccttgagatagtccttgatcgtctgtcattgttgaagttgGAGAAGAAGCCCGCTGAGAGTTTTAGAgaatttggtttccgctggagggaacaggcagcaagagtcgatccttcgatgagggagagtgagatggtagactaTTTCCTGCAGACTTTGGAGCcgacctattttggtcatctggtgacatccgttggaaaatcattcaatgaagtggtaaaaatgggagccatgattgaagaaggattgaagtCTAACAAAATCTTGAGTTATTCGGGATTGAAAGCAactacccaggccatccaaagcagTACTGGTGGTGTACTCGGAAAGAAAAGGAGGGAAGAAGTTGCCACAGTTAAAGCTAgtacttg GAACCGGCTTCctcccaaaccaagcttttag